The Leptolyngbya sp. 'hensonii' region ATCAGTGCGGCAATGGTAAACAGGACGATATTACCGGTGACAGCCAGAGCCTGACAGAGGACCAGCAAGAAGACGGTTTTTTTAACTGGAGTCATGGTGATGCTATCCAACGATCGATGAGCTTGATTCGGAATCTTGGGTCACCAGGGGCGATTCAAGCCCTAATTGCCAATGTCCCGGAGCTTCTAATCTACCGGATCATGCAGGGCAGCATACGGGATGATGATCGAGAGTAAGCCCAATTCCGGCAGTTCGTGAATTTCTAAGGGAGGGGAAGCCAGCACTCTTCCTGCGACAGGTCCGATCACTCCCTAGTTTCTGCGGGGACACTTTGTGAACGACTCCGTTCAGGGAGTTTGAGTGACTTCCAACCTACGCCCATTTTGCATCGCTCTCCATTCGAATGGTTTCAATGCTCGAAGCATTGTTGATCAAGCAGATTTAAACGCAGGGGCTGCACATTTGAATGTTCTCTATGCTTAAAGCATTGTCCATAGAGCTTATTCGAATGCATGGGTTGCACATTTGAATGTTCTTTATGCTTAAAGCATTGTCCATAGAACGCATTCAAATGCATGGACTAACAGTTTGAATGCAGCGTCATCCGTTACATTGAGATCGGTAGTGGAAAAGAATGAGATCGTATCTCCATTTGCCTGCACCCGATGCAGTTGTGCCGTTGCAGCTAGCCATGCGATTGATGTTGAGGTCGATCGCACTTGTTTAAGCAGCATTGTCTGGGCCTGGGAGAGGGGGCGATCGGGGCTCATTAAGTCTTTGAGTGCCAGGGTGCTCAGGCTCAGCAATAACTTGAAATTATTTCCCTAGTATAGAAATATAAAAATACGCGGAGCTTTGCTGTAGATCCAGCTATCTGGGGTGGATCTACAGCAGAGTATTCGTTGATTCACCCAATACGGATGGATCTACAGAAATACTCTGTACAATAAATTGTTAGCTGGCTCTATGTCGAGTTTTTGCACCCGTGGTTCGAGGTTGTGTATCAGTCCGAAAGCACCCAAGAGGTTGTTGGGGAAGACGGCAGCGAGGGACGATAGGTGATGTAGTGTTATCAGAAATGCAGGTTCGGGATCTCCGGAACTAATTGAAGAATTGTTATGCTGAGGTAACTGTAAATTAGAGTAATTTTGGAAAGGAGTTTTACTGAATTGATGACTGAAGAAATCAAAAGTGGATTGGGTTCAGCAGTCGGTGAAATTGTTAAAGCTGTAGCAGTCCCTCCAGCCAAAATTATAGGTTCCTGGTTAGGAGAGATCCTTTCAATTAATTACTCTCAATGGAGAGTTAAGCAAGCAGCCAAAGTAGTAGAGGGTGCTGGAGAAATTCTTGCAGAACTAGGCTTAGAGCCAACAGTTTGTAAGCCTAAAGTATTGTTGCCATTAATTGAGCAAGCTTCTTTAGAAGATGATGAAGATTTAACTAGAAAGTGGATGGGGCTTTTAGCCTCTTCTGTAACTGGAGATTCTATACATCCGAGTTATCCCAAAATCCTCTCTGAACTTGTTCAAAGCGAAGCCAAAGTAATTGATTATTTGTACTCCTTAGAGGTAGCCTTTGAAGCTCTTAAAGGAGACAAAACCACTGATGGAAGAGAGAAACGGCAGCAGGCTCTAAAACAATTTCGCCTAAAGCAACTTAAAGAATCTGTAGCCCTTAATGATGAAGTCTTTTCTCAGTCAATTGATAACTTGTTAAGGCTTAGGCTTTGCAACCATCCCGAAGAATATGAAGATTATGAGGTTGTAGTCGATACATCTTTAGATAGTGATGAATTGGATGTACGTACTGAATCAATCACAAATAACTTTACTGACACTGGAGCTATTCGGCTTACAAATTTAGGGAAGAGTTTTGTGAAAGCCTGTCGTGGTCCCCAGTCTTAACACAACCTGGTTATCCTGGCACTGCCAGCTAACACTTCACGGCAGCGGACGGTCGAAAGCTGCTGGTGCTTAGTTCAAGGGTATCTACCGCCGCTGCGTTTTGCCGTTAGGTTTCAGGGAAATAAACCTTGCCCATTTAAAAGAAAGATCTACTTCAGGAGGTTAGATTAATTTTGTTGTGTTCGAGCAAGGTTAAGATCTGGCAATAAAGCAGGCAATAGTGCCTTATTAACTCAATGGCGGCAAAAGCAAGAGCGACAAGTCTTAAAGTTATCAATCTGCGCTTGTATTTAAACAAAACAGTCATATTCAATTTCATGGAGATAAAAACTTGGCCAATTATTTATCTCGTAGTGGCATCCCACAATGGACACATCAGATTAATACATAAAGTCTTGAATGAGTGAGTGCTTGATTGGAGGATTTTTTTTGTGACAAATTTTAGTGAAGCAATAAAATGAACTGGCAAGAATACCAAGATGCTGTTGGCGAGCTTTATGCACAAATGGATAATATTGGAAATGTCCGCAAAAACATTACCTTGCCAGATAAAATCACGGGACAAGCTAGACAAATTGACGTTTGGTTAGAGTACGAGCTGAAAGGGCATACGATTAGTATTTTAATTGATGCAAAATATCGAAAAGAAAAATTAGATGTCAAAGATGTAGAAGAGGTTTTTGCGCTGGCGAATGCAGTTGGTGCAGATAAAAGTGTTATCGTTGCACTCAGCGGTTGGACTGAGCCAGCTCAGATTAAGGCTGAATCTATAGGCATGGATTTAAAGCTGTGGACGTTGGATCAAGCTTTGAATGCGACCGTTCCCAATAAGAAAGTAAAGTTTCTCTTATCACTCTTAGATAGTGAAGACGAACGTTACAAACATCAGGCAATTAATGACCTAGCTGAATTCGGAATTGATGCTAGCATTGCGATCCCTCAGTTAATTAAAATTTTAGAAGAAAAAGACAAGCAATTATCTAACTCTGCGTCAATTGCGCTATCGAAAATTGGTGTAAAATCTGTTGCTTCTCTGGCTAGTTTGCTTGATAGCAATGATCTTGATATTAAGAGAATAGCAGCAAGTACGCTTGAGCAAATAGGAGAACAAGCAAGGGAAGCGATCCCTCAACTTATTAAAGTGATTGAGGATAATGATTCTGATGAAGAAGTTCGTTGGTATGCAGTAATTACTATTGGGAAGATTGGTATACCAGCAAAAGGAGCGATACCAAGCCTAATCAAAGCTCTACAAGATCCTGAACCCGGCGTTCGAGCATGGTCACTTTACGCCTTAGGTCAAATGAGGGAATTTGCAAAAGATGCTGAATCAATCATTCTCGAATTGATACCGCAAGAACTTCCTAATGCAATAGGCAATAGCGTTTTCATGGCTGGAGTTGAGGCATTGGATGCGATTGGATTTGACATTGATGTAATTTCAGTTGCTAGTCCTGAAGATACAAGTGTTCAAACAGCTAGAGAATGGGTCGTTGCTATTAGGGAATCAAATTTTAGAGCTAAAGAATTAAAAAGAGAGCAGGCAAAGAACCAAGGCTCAATAATTTTAGAGTGGCGACGTCCCCTAAGTGTTGGTACTCCACCACAAAAAAGCTTAGAGCAATTTCGTAAAGCTCATGGAGAAACCTAACAATCGCCATGCAGCGGACTTGTGGGTATAGTTGGTGCTCAAATAGGGGTGTAGGTCGCCGCTGAAGGGGAACGTTAGCCTGCTTTTAATCTTGGCTAGGACGGTACTCCAAATTCTTTTGTCAGGCTTCTGAGGTTGCTGTTTTTGAAATTTGTGAGGTTTAATAAAGAGAGTCAACAAAGTAAAGATGAACGTTTATCAGAAATCCTTCAAGCTAATTCTGGCAGGCAATACCAACGTGCCTGCAATGATAAACGCTATCATTAGGGCTACTCTACAAGCTCGAACTCTATCACTTTTGAAAAGGCGAGTTCAACAAGATGGAGAATGACTAGTACGATATGCAGCGGTGCGAGGAATATCTGATAAGTTTCCAACTGCACCAGGCATTTTTGAGTTGCTCTGTGAAGTCGTGGAAACTGATCCATTCGTGCAGCAGCACTTTCACGATCTCCATAGTCCTCGATTTTGCGCTCTGAAAGCTCTCCTCACCCACTATCCCACCCATACCAAAACGATCTAGCTGTTGCGCGATCGCGCCCTCAATGATCCGGACGAACAACTGCGGCAATGGGCATAGGAGCAATTGCAAAAGATGGAAAAGCATCAAGATTAATACAAACGCGAGCGAGACGCTCGCACTGGTGGGGGGATGAATGGAATGGAATGATGATTGGTGATGGTTTGAGGGAAATATATGATTTGAATTCTGTAGGTTTTATGACCCCACCCATCTATTTTGTTACCTTTTGTACCTGGGAGCGTCTGGAGTTAAATCTTGCAGCGCGGCAAGTTGTGATGGAGGCTTGTCAGTATTTTCATGGAGAAAGGTACGTTATTTTTGCAGGTGTTGTGATGCCCGATCACGTTCATCTGCTGATTCAGCCGTGGCTGAAAAATTCAGGAAAATGCTGGACAATTGGCAGTATTTTGCACAGTATCAAAGGATTTAGTAGCAAGCAGATTCCGTCGGTGATGCCCCATATCGGTAAGGTATGGCAAGATGGTCGCCATGAACGGAGGATTTCCGGCGATCGCCAGTTTCAAGCCACGCTGAACTACATTCATCAAAATCCTGTAGCATCAGGTATTGTCAGTTCTTCGGAGTTTTATCCGTATCTCTGGAGCGATCCTTCCAGTGCGAGCGTCCCGCTCGCGTTCTAGCAACAAGCAATCAATCTAGTTAATTAGATTCGGAGAAAAACCCCATGACAGATTCCACCTCAACCCTGAATGGTGCTCAACTTCAGATCTATGAAAGACAGCAATTAGACGAAGTTTTTTCTAGAGCTAAACAAAACTGGAAAGGGTAGGAGATCTCCCGTCCCAAAATCCTGGAGTTATTGTATGGCAAAGCCATCAATGATCCTGATGACCAACTGCGAGAATGGGCACAGGAACAGTTAAAAATACACGATGCAAAAATAAAAATGGGGGTAAGTTCCAATGGCTGAGAATACTGTGAAAGTAGATATTTCATTTCAATCATTGTTGCAAGCAATTTCA contains the following coding sequences:
- a CDS encoding Abi-alpha family protein; this encodes MTEEIKSGLGSAVGEIVKAVAVPPAKIIGSWLGEILSINYSQWRVKQAAKVVEGAGEILAELGLEPTVCKPKVLLPLIEQASLEDDEDLTRKWMGLLASSVTGDSIHPSYPKILSELVQSEAKVIDYLYSLEVAFEALKGDKTTDGREKRQQALKQFRLKQLKESVALNDEVFSQSIDNLLRLRLCNHPEEYEDYEVVVDTSLDSDELDVRTESITNNFTDTGAIRLTNLGKSFVKACRGPQS
- a CDS encoding HEAT repeat domain-containing protein, whose product is MNWQEYQDAVGELYAQMDNIGNVRKNITLPDKITGQARQIDVWLEYELKGHTISILIDAKYRKEKLDVKDVEEVFALANAVGADKSVIVALSGWTEPAQIKAESIGMDLKLWTLDQALNATVPNKKVKFLLSLLDSEDERYKHQAINDLAEFGIDASIAIPQLIKILEEKDKQLSNSASIALSKIGVKSVASLASLLDSNDLDIKRIAASTLEQIGEQAREAIPQLIKVIEDNDSDEEVRWYAVITIGKIGIPAKGAIPSLIKALQDPEPGVRAWSLYALGQMREFAKDAESIILELIPQELPNAIGNSVFMAGVEALDAIGFDIDVISVASPEDTSVQTAREWVVAIRESNFRAKELKREQAKNQGSIILEWRRPLSVGTPPQKSLEQFRKAHGET
- a CDS encoding transposase gives rise to the protein MMIGDGLREIYDLNSVGFMTPPIYFVTFCTWERLELNLAARQVVMEACQYFHGERYVIFAGVVMPDHVHLLIQPWLKNSGKCWTIGSILHSIKGFSSKQIPSVMPHIGKVWQDGRHERRISGDRQFQATLNYIHQNPVASGIVSSSEFYPYLWSDPSSASVPLAF